CTGGCAAAAAACACGGACAAGTTACTGGCGCGGGTGCGTCGGATTCAAGGGCAATTAAAAGCAGTGGAGCGCAAGCTGGAAGAGGGGGCTGACTGCATGGCAACCTTGCAGCAGATTGCCGCAGTGCGCGGGGCCAGTCACGGATTGTTGATGGAGGTGCTGGAAGCCCACATGCGTGAACATCTGCTTGAAGGTAAGCCCCAGCAGCGTGCCGAAGAGCTGGATGAAATTATCAGGCT
This region of Simiduia agarivorans SA1 = DSM 21679 genomic DNA includes:
- a CDS encoding metal/formaldehyde-sensitive transcriptional repressor; this encodes MAHLAKNTDKLLARVRRIQGQLKAVERKLEEGADCMATLQQIAAVRGASHGLLMEVLEAHMREHLLEGKPQQRAEELDEIIRLLQRYVK